In one Melaminivora jejuensis genomic region, the following are encoded:
- a CDS encoding acyl-CoA dehydrogenase, translated as MSYTAPVKDMLFAIEHLAGIEQVAQLPGFEDAGLDTAAAVLEECARFNEGVVAPLNVAGDLNPSTWKDGQVSTTPGFKEAFAQFAEGGWQGLQHPQDFGGQGLPKTIGAACVEMLNSANLSFALCPLLTDGAIEALLTAGSDELKAAYLEKLISGQWTGTMNLTEPQAGSDLALVRTRADAQPDGTYRIFGTKIFITYGEHDMAENIVHLVLARVAGAPEGVKGISLFVVPKFLVNADGSLGARNDAHCVSIEHKLGIKASPTAVLQFGDHGGAVGYLVGEENRGLEYMFIMMNAARYAVGVQGIAVAERAYQHAVAYARERVQSRPVDGSVAGSATIIHHPDVRRMLMTMRAYTEGCRAMATVAAAAYDAAHHHPDAQARKDNATFYEFMVPLVKGFSTEMSLEVTSLGVQVHGGMGFIEETGAAQYYRDARILPIYEGTTAIQANDLVGRKTGRDGGQSARAIAAQIEKTEGELRQSSSPAAASMATRLQAARQAFLEVVDFVVAQGKSDPNAVFAGSVPYLMLTGNLVAGWQMARALLVAQKLSSEGQDVAFMQAKIATAQFYAEHILVKVPALQAEIVQGGASVMALPLEAF; from the coding sequence ATGAGTTACACCGCCCCCGTCAAGGACATGCTGTTTGCCATCGAGCATCTGGCAGGGATCGAGCAGGTTGCCCAGCTGCCCGGCTTCGAGGATGCCGGCCTGGACACTGCCGCTGCCGTGCTGGAAGAGTGCGCGCGTTTCAACGAGGGCGTGGTGGCGCCGCTGAACGTTGCCGGCGACCTCAACCCGTCCACCTGGAAGGACGGCCAGGTCAGCACCACGCCGGGCTTCAAGGAGGCTTTTGCCCAGTTTGCCGAAGGCGGCTGGCAGGGCCTGCAGCATCCGCAGGACTTCGGCGGTCAGGGCCTGCCCAAGACCATCGGCGCGGCCTGCGTGGAAATGCTCAACAGCGCCAACCTGAGCTTTGCCCTGTGCCCGCTGCTGACGGATGGCGCCATCGAGGCGCTGCTCACCGCCGGCAGTGATGAACTCAAGGCCGCCTACCTGGAAAAGCTGATCTCCGGCCAGTGGACTGGCACCATGAACCTGACCGAGCCCCAGGCCGGCTCGGATCTGGCGCTGGTGCGCACACGCGCCGATGCCCAGCCCGATGGCACCTACAGGATCTTCGGCACCAAGATCTTCATCACCTACGGCGAGCACGACATGGCCGAGAACATCGTCCATCTGGTGCTGGCGCGCGTGGCCGGTGCGCCCGAGGGCGTCAAGGGCATCAGCCTGTTCGTCGTGCCCAAGTTCCTGGTCAATGCCGACGGCTCGCTGGGTGCGCGCAACGACGCGCATTGCGTGTCCATCGAGCACAAGCTGGGCATCAAGGCCTCGCCCACGGCGGTGCTGCAGTTCGGCGACCATGGCGGTGCCGTGGGCTACCTGGTCGGTGAGGAAAACCGTGGCCTCGAATACATGTTCATCATGATGAATGCCGCGCGCTACGCCGTGGGCGTGCAGGGCATCGCCGTGGCCGAGCGCGCCTACCAGCACGCCGTCGCCTACGCCCGCGAGCGCGTGCAAAGCCGTCCGGTCGATGGCTCGGTGGCGGGCAGCGCCACCATCATCCACCACCCCGACGTGCGCCGCATGTTGATGACCATGCGCGCCTATACCGAAGGCTGCCGCGCCATGGCCACGGTGGCTGCCGCCGCCTATGACGCCGCGCACCACCACCCGGACGCCCAGGCGCGCAAGGACAACGCCACCTTTTACGAGTTCATGGTGCCACTGGTCAAGGGCTTTTCCACCGAGATGAGCCTGGAGGTCACGTCCCTGGGCGTGCAGGTGCATGGCGGCATGGGCTTCATCGAGGAAACCGGCGCCGCCCAGTACTACCGCGACGCCCGCATCCTGCCCATCTACGAGGGCACGACGGCCATCCAGGCCAATGACCTGGTGGGCCGCAAGACTGGGCGCGACGGCGGCCAGTCGGCGCGCGCCATCGCCGCGCAGATCGAAAAGACCGAGGGTGAGCTGCGCCAAAGCAGCAGCCCTGCCGCAGCCAGCATGGCCACGCGCCTGCAGGCCGCGCGCCAGGCCTTCCTGGAAGTGGTGGACTTCGTCGTTGCCCAGGGCAAATCCGACCCCAACGCCGTGTTCGCCGGCAGCGTGCCCTACCTGATGCTGACGGGCAACCTGGTGGCCGGCTGGCAGATGGCGCGCGCGCTGCTGGTGGCGCAAAAGCTGTCCTCCGAGGGACAGGACGTGGCCTTCATGCAGGCCAAGATCGCCACTGCGCAGTTCTACGCCGAGCACATCCTGGTCAAGGTGCCGGCGCTGCAGGCCGAAATCGTGCAGGGCGGTGCCAGCGTCATGGCACTGCCGCTCGAAGCGTTCTGA
- a CDS encoding electron transfer flavoprotein subunit alpha/FixB family protein, whose translation MTALVIAEHDNQSLKSATLNAVTAAAACGGDVHVLVAGENAQAAADAAAKIAGVAKVLLADGASLKDALAENVAAQVLQIAGHYSHIVFPATASGKNVAPRVAAKLDVAQISDITKVVSSDTFERPIYAGNAIATVQSVDSVKVITVRGTGFDAADASSGSASVDRIDAVQDSGKSAFVGREVTKSDRPELTAAKVIVSGGRALGSAEKFQAVLTPLADKLGAAIGASRAAVDAGYAPNDLQVGQTGKIVAPQLYIAVGISGAIQHLAGMKDSKVIVAINKDAEAPIFSVADYGLEADLFEAVPELIKAL comes from the coding sequence ATGACAGCACTCGTCATTGCCGAACACGACAACCAAAGCCTCAAGAGCGCCACGCTCAACGCCGTCACCGCCGCCGCTGCCTGCGGCGGCGACGTCCACGTGCTGGTCGCTGGCGAGAACGCCCAGGCCGCCGCCGACGCTGCGGCAAAAATTGCCGGCGTCGCCAAGGTACTGCTGGCCGACGGCGCCAGCCTCAAGGACGCGCTGGCCGAGAACGTCGCTGCCCAAGTGCTGCAAATTGCCGGCCACTACAGCCACATCGTGTTCCCGGCCACCGCCAGCGGCAAGAACGTCGCGCCGCGCGTGGCCGCCAAGCTGGACGTGGCGCAAATCAGCGACATCACCAAGGTGGTCAGCAGCGACACCTTCGAGCGCCCCATCTACGCCGGCAACGCCATCGCCACCGTGCAAAGCGTGGACAGCGTCAAGGTCATCACCGTGCGCGGCACCGGCTTTGATGCCGCCGATGCAAGCAGCGGCAGCGCCAGCGTGGACAGGATCGACGCCGTGCAGGACTCTGGCAAAAGCGCCTTCGTGGGCCGCGAAGTCACCAAGAGCGACCGCCCCGAGCTCACCGCCGCCAAGGTCATCGTCTCCGGTGGCCGGGCGCTGGGCAGCGCCGAGAAGTTCCAGGCCGTGCTCACGCCGCTGGCCGACAAGCTGGGCGCGGCCATCGGCGCCAGCCGCGCCGCAGTCGATGCCGGCTACGCGCCCAACGATCTGCAGGTCGGCCAGACCGGCAAGATCGTGGCGCCCCAGCTGTACATCGCCGTGGGCATCAGCGGGGCCATCCAGCACCTGGCGGGCATGAAGGACTCCAAGGTCATCGTGGCCATCAACAAGGATGCGGAAGCGCCCATCTTCAGCGTGGCCGACTACGGCCTGGAGGCCGATCTGTTCGAGGCCGTGCCCGAGTTGATCAAGGCGCTGTAA
- a CDS encoding electron transfer flavoprotein subunit beta/FixA family protein, protein MKVLVPVKRVVDYNVKVRVKSDGSGVDTANVKMSMNPFDEIAVEEAVRLKEKGVVTEVIAVSCGVAQAQETLRTAMAIGADRAILVETPADAELQPLAVAKLLKAVVDKEQPQLIILGKQAIDDDANQVGQMLAALAELPQGTFASKVEVADGKASVTREVDGGLETVQLSLPAVVTTDLRLNEPRYVTLPNIMKAKKKPLETLKPEELGVDVAPRLKTLKVAEPAKRGAGVKVPDVATLVAKLRGEAKVI, encoded by the coding sequence ATGAAGGTCTTGGTCCCCGTCAAGCGCGTGGTGGACTACAACGTGAAAGTCCGGGTGAAATCGGATGGCAGCGGTGTGGACACGGCCAACGTCAAGATGAGCATGAACCCCTTTGACGAGATCGCCGTGGAGGAGGCGGTTCGCCTGAAGGAAAAGGGCGTGGTCACGGAAGTGATCGCCGTCTCGTGCGGGGTGGCGCAGGCGCAGGAGACGCTGCGCACCGCCATGGCCATCGGCGCCGACCGGGCCATCCTGGTGGAGACGCCGGCGGACGCCGAGCTGCAGCCGCTGGCGGTGGCCAAGCTGCTCAAGGCCGTGGTGGACAAGGAGCAGCCCCAGCTGATCATCCTGGGCAAGCAGGCCATCGACGACGACGCCAACCAAGTCGGCCAGATGCTGGCCGCGCTGGCCGAGCTGCCCCAGGGCACCTTCGCCAGCAAAGTGGAAGTGGCCGACGGCAAGGCCAGCGTCACGCGCGAAGTCGATGGCGGGCTGGAGACCGTGCAGCTGTCGCTGCCGGCGGTGGTCACCACCGACCTGCGCCTCAACGAGCCGCGCTACGTCACGCTGCCCAACATCATGAAGGCCAAGAAAAAGCCCCTCGAGACGCTCAAGCCCGAAGAGCTGGGCGTCGATGTCGCCCCGCGCCTGAAGACACTCAAGGTGGCCGAGCCGGCCAAGCGCGGCGCTGGCGTCAAGGTGCCCGACGTGGCCACGCTGGTGGCCAAGCTGCGCGGCGAAGCCAAGGTCATCTAA
- a CDS encoding enoyl-CoA hydratase, with product MTPPTMTQTERPPLVLAERDARGVYTLTLNDPRRFNALGSEMLDALQHALDEVAHDDEARAVVLAANGKAFCAGHNLKDMAANPDLAWYQQLFGQCSRVMLSIHKLPVPVIARVHGMATAAGCQLVAQCDLAVATYESSFATSGIHYGLFCSTPSVPLVRNVPAKRAMEMLLTGDFIDAQTALAEGLVNRVVAPGRLDAEIEALVQSIVEKPQVAIAMGKALVYQQRELGLDAAYQLAGQAMATNMMDDAAQEGARAFAEKRQPAWKAAHGG from the coding sequence ATGACCCCACCCACCATGACACAGACCGAGCGCCCGCCCCTGGTGCTGGCCGAGCGCGATGCGCGCGGCGTCTATACCCTGACGCTCAACGACCCCCGGCGCTTCAACGCCCTGGGCAGCGAGATGCTGGACGCGCTGCAGCACGCGCTCGATGAAGTGGCGCACGACGACGAGGCGCGCGCCGTGGTGCTGGCCGCCAATGGCAAGGCGTTCTGCGCCGGGCACAACCTCAAGGACATGGCGGCCAACCCCGACCTGGCGTGGTACCAGCAGTTGTTTGGCCAGTGCAGCCGTGTCATGCTGAGCATCCACAAGCTGCCGGTGCCGGTGATCGCGCGCGTACACGGCATGGCCACGGCGGCGGGCTGTCAGCTGGTCGCCCAGTGCGACCTGGCGGTGGCTACCTATGAATCGAGTTTTGCCACCAGCGGCATTCACTACGGCCTGTTCTGCTCCACGCCCAGCGTGCCGCTGGTGCGCAACGTGCCGGCCAAGCGCGCCATGGAGATGCTGCTCACGGGCGACTTCATCGATGCCCAGACGGCGCTGGCCGAAGGCCTGGTCAACCGCGTCGTGGCCCCGGGCCGGCTGGATGCCGAGATCGAGGCGCTGGTGCAGTCCATCGTGGAAAAGCCCCAGGTGGCGATTGCCATGGGCAAGGCGCTGGTCTATCAGCAGCGTGAGCTGGGGCTGGATGCCGCCTACCAGCTGGCTGGCCAGGCCATGGCCACGAACATGATGGACGACGCCGCCCAGGAGGGCGCGCGCGCCTTTGCCGAAAAGCGCCAGCCCGCCTGGAAGGCCGCGCACGGCGGCTGA
- a CDS encoding histone deacetylase family protein — MTTGRTGYYTHRDCWKHDMGAGHPECPARLDAIEDRLLVTGVADCLDRREAPLASLNDIELAHDRMYVAALRGLNLRLIEEEDAGGPAHAQIDTDTAMNRHTWTAALRSAGAALAATDAVMSGELENAFCSVRPPGHHAERGKSMGFCFFNNVAVAAKYALERHNLKRVAVVDFDVHHGNGTENILSGDPRVLMVGIFQHPFYPFSGDQNPAENMLNVPVPAYTRGMDVRDIIEMMWMPRLEAFEPEMIFISAGFDAHREDDMGQLGLTEQDYTWITMRIKDVARRFANNRIVSCLEGGYMMGPLARSVEAHLRVLADL, encoded by the coding sequence ATGACTACGGGCAGGACGGGCTATTACACCCACAGAGATTGCTGGAAACATGACATGGGCGCGGGCCACCCCGAATGCCCGGCGCGGCTCGATGCCATCGAAGACCGGCTGCTGGTCACTGGCGTGGCCGACTGCCTGGATCGGCGCGAGGCGCCACTGGCTTCGCTCAATGACATCGAGCTGGCGCACGACCGCATGTACGTTGCGGCGCTGCGCGGCCTGAATTTGCGCCTGATCGAGGAGGAGGACGCCGGCGGCCCGGCGCACGCGCAGATCGATACCGACACCGCCATGAACCGCCACACCTGGACGGCGGCGCTGCGCTCGGCGGGCGCGGCCCTGGCAGCCACCGATGCGGTCATGAGCGGCGAGCTGGAGAACGCCTTTTGCAGCGTGCGCCCGCCCGGCCACCATGCCGAGCGGGGCAAGTCCATGGGCTTTTGCTTCTTCAACAACGTGGCCGTGGCGGCCAAATACGCGCTGGAGCGCCACAACCTCAAGCGCGTGGCGGTGGTGGACTTCGACGTACACCATGGCAACGGCACGGAAAACATCCTCTCGGGCGACCCGCGGGTGCTGATGGTGGGTATCTTCCAGCACCCCTTCTACCCCTTCAGCGGCGACCAGAATCCGGCCGAGAACATGCTCAACGTGCCCGTGCCCGCCTACACCCGGGGCATGGACGTGCGCGACATCATCGAGATGATGTGGATGCCGCGCCTGGAGGCCTTTGAGCCGGAGATGATCTTCATCAGCGCCGGCTTCGACGCGCACCGCGAGGACGACATGGGCCAGCTCGGCCTGACCGAGCAGGACTACACCTGGATCACTATGCGCATCAAGGACGTGGCGCGGCGCTTTGCCAACAACCGCATCGTCTCCTGCCTGGAGGGCGGCTACATGATGGGGCCGCTGGCGCGCAGCGTGGAGGCGCATCTGCGCGTGCTGGCCGATCTGTGA
- a CDS encoding AAA family ATPase, translating to MHVHHKIKALLDQLNTVIVGKKAQVQDCVACLLAGGHLLIEDVPGVGKTTLAHALARTFGLQFARVQFTADLMPSDLTGVSVYERASQSFVFHPGPVFTQVLLADEINRASPKTQSALLEAMEEKQVSIEGTTRNLPEPFFVIATQNPHDQLGTYALPESQLDRFLMRISLGYPDRAAERLLLAGHDRRDMVDSLQPLLSVPELAALQQQVLAVHAAEPLLNYVQDLIAATRSGRWFLQGLSPRAGIALMRAAKAQALVQGRDYVAPDDVQAILAQTVAHRLVPVGDAGRGAAEQVRAMVEAVPLS from the coding sequence ATGCATGTACACCACAAGATCAAGGCGCTCCTGGATCAGCTTAACACGGTGATCGTGGGCAAAAAGGCGCAGGTGCAGGACTGCGTGGCCTGCCTGCTGGCGGGCGGCCACCTGCTGATCGAGGACGTTCCCGGCGTCGGCAAGACCACGCTGGCGCACGCCCTGGCGCGCACTTTCGGGCTGCAGTTTGCCCGCGTGCAGTTCACCGCCGATCTGATGCCCAGCGACCTGACCGGCGTGTCGGTCTATGAGCGCGCCAGCCAGTCCTTCGTCTTCCACCCCGGCCCGGTCTTCACCCAGGTGCTGCTGGCCGACGAGATCAACCGCGCCAGCCCCAAGACGCAAAGCGCGCTGCTCGAAGCCATGGAGGAAAAGCAAGTCTCCATCGAAGGCACGACGCGCAACCTGCCCGAGCCGTTCTTCGTCATCGCCACGCAGAACCCGCATGACCAGCTGGGCACCTACGCCCTGCCCGAGAGCCAGCTCGACCGCTTTCTGATGCGCATCTCGCTGGGCTACCCCGACCGCGCCGCCGAGCGCCTGCTGCTGGCCGGGCACGACCGGCGCGACATGGTCGACAGCCTGCAGCCGCTGCTGAGCGTGCCCGAGCTGGCGGCGCTGCAGCAGCAGGTGCTAGCCGTGCACGCCGCCGAGCCGCTGCTCAACTACGTGCAGGACTTGATCGCCGCGACCCGCTCGGGCCGCTGGTTCCTGCAGGGCCTGTCGCCGCGCGCCGGCATCGCCCTGATGCGCGCGGCCAAGGCGCAGGCGCTGGTGCAGGGGCGCGACTACGTGGCACCCGACGACGTGCAGGCCATCCTGGCGCAGACCGTGGCGCACCGCCTGGTGCCCGTGGGCGACGCCGGGCGCGGCGCCGCCGAGCAGGTGCGCGCCATGGTCGAGGCCGTGCCCCTGTCGTGA
- a CDS encoding DUF58 domain-containing protein has product MAATSAASTLRGPRTALAARWQRWWQARLPRTDTLELTQRNLYILPTASGWMLALTLLVLLVASINFQLNLGYVLTFLLAGSAAASVHVCHGTLRGLTLHLLAPEPQFAASAAVLEVQLHSTRRRPRRAIALAVRGSGQPEQWALADVPAGGSSTVQIAFAPQRRGLHELPTLTAQTLYPLGAFRVWTLWRPAAQLLVYPQPETHPPPLPVGAPRAGSGASASQQGSGEFDGVRAWRQGDTLRQVVWKKAASVLASGSGELVSRDAQRSQSLELWLDAAATGLADPEARLARLAAWVLQADRLGLEYGLRLPGRHIAPDSGAAHRRACLEALALC; this is encoded by the coding sequence ATGGCTGCCACGTCAGCCGCCTCCACCTTGCGCGGCCCGCGCACCGCCCTGGCCGCGCGCTGGCAGCGCTGGTGGCAGGCCCGATTGCCGCGCACCGACACCCTGGAGCTGACCCAGCGCAACCTCTACATCCTGCCCACCGCCTCCGGCTGGATGCTGGCGCTGACGCTGCTGGTGCTGCTGGTGGCGTCCATCAATTTCCAGCTCAACCTGGGCTATGTGCTGACCTTTCTGCTGGCCGGCAGCGCTGCCGCCAGCGTCCACGTCTGCCACGGCACGCTGCGCGGGCTGACGCTGCACCTGCTCGCGCCCGAGCCGCAATTCGCCGCCAGCGCCGCCGTGCTGGAGGTGCAACTGCACAGCACGCGCCGGCGCCCGCGCCGCGCCATCGCCCTGGCCGTGCGCGGCAGCGGCCAGCCCGAGCAGTGGGCGCTGGCCGATGTGCCCGCCGGCGGCAGCAGCACGGTGCAGATCGCCTTTGCCCCGCAGCGGCGCGGCCTGCACGAGCTGCCCACGCTGACGGCGCAGACGCTGTACCCGCTGGGCGCCTTCCGCGTCTGGACGCTGTGGCGGCCGGCTGCCCAGCTGCTGGTCTATCCGCAGCCCGAGACCCACCCGCCGCCCCTGCCGGTGGGTGCGCCGCGCGCCGGCAGCGGCGCCAGCGCCAGCCAGCAGGGCAGCGGCGAGTTCGACGGCGTGCGCGCCTGGCGCCAGGGCGACACGCTGCGCCAGGTGGTCTGGAAGAAAGCCGCCAGCGTACTGGCCAGCGGCAGTGGCGAGCTGGTCAGCCGCGATGCCCAGCGCAGCCAGAGCCTGGAGCTGTGGCTGGACGCCGCCGCCACCGGCCTGGCCGACCCCGAGGCGCGGCTGGCACGGCTGGCCGCCTGGGTGCTGCAGGCCGACCGGCTGGGCCTGGAATATGGCCTGCGCCTGCCGGGCCGGCACATCGCACCGGACAGCGGAGCCGCCCACCGCCGCGCCTGCCTGGAGGCACTGGCACTGTGCTGA
- a CDS encoding transglutaminaseTgpA domain-containing protein gives MSLPATLAALPRDTRDTLFLLLVIALCVAPLIGHIPPWASALTGVLLLWRGLLAWRARPLPGRWLRVLLLVLAVVLTFLRFRTIVGYEAGVTFIVMLLALKTLELRARRDAMVIFFLGFFTLVANFFFSQSLPTALATLVALLGLLTALVNAHMPVGRPPLTEALRTAGWMALLGAPVMLALFLFFPRLPPLWGVPADMASGRSGLSAQMRVGSVAQLALDDSIALRVRFDTPGGQPPPQSELYFRGPVLTVFDGQEWLALSRPEAQALVWAHPAPAQLQVRGQGLPYEVTLEPSHRPWLLVLDAAEQPPELPEGFRAFMTPELQWLTSRPVTSVLRYRASSHLQFSHGPRQSTRVLQPYLQLPQNLNPRTLELAQQLHPPGGAPQDFVQAALARLKTGGYRYTLEPGIYGTHTADEFWFDRKEGFCEHIASAFVVLMRAGGVPARIVTGYQGGQMNNVDGYWTVRQSDAHAWSEVWLEGRGWLRVDPTASVSPDRIGLPLRLQPARGALGSAMAGVVSLSALQHLRAVWEATNNRWNQWVLNYTQERQLGLLQELGLQTPDWRDLVRVLGILAALAAGLGAAWAAWQRQRHDPWQRLLTRTRQRLARSGLGLPAHLPPRAMAQQALAHFGAPAQPLAQWLLRLEQARYAPQPRQALPQLRRQWRRLRWPGQRTA, from the coding sequence ATGAGCCTGCCGGCCACCCTCGCCGCCCTGCCGCGCGATACGCGCGACACGCTGTTCCTGCTGCTGGTCATCGCCCTGTGCGTGGCGCCGCTGATCGGCCACATCCCGCCCTGGGCCAGTGCGCTGACCGGCGTGCTGCTGCTGTGGCGCGGCCTGCTGGCCTGGCGCGCGCGGCCCCTGCCCGGGCGCTGGCTGCGCGTGCTGCTGCTGGTGCTGGCGGTGGTGCTGACCTTTCTGCGTTTTCGCACCATCGTCGGCTACGAAGCCGGGGTGACCTTCATCGTCATGCTGCTGGCGCTCAAGACCCTGGAGCTGCGCGCCCGGCGCGACGCCATGGTCATCTTCTTCCTGGGCTTCTTCACCCTGGTGGCCAATTTCTTCTTCTCGCAGTCACTGCCCACGGCGCTGGCCACGCTGGTGGCGCTGCTGGGCCTGCTCACCGCCCTGGTCAACGCCCACATGCCGGTGGGCCGCCCGCCGCTGACCGAGGCGCTGCGCACCGCCGGCTGGATGGCACTGCTGGGCGCGCCGGTCATGCTGGCGCTGTTCCTGTTCTTTCCACGCCTGCCGCCGCTGTGGGGCGTGCCTGCCGACATGGCCAGCGGGCGCAGCGGCCTGTCGGCGCAGATGCGCGTGGGCAGCGTGGCGCAGCTGGCGCTGGACGACAGCATTGCCCTGCGCGTGCGCTTCGATACCCCGGGTGGCCAGCCGCCGCCGCAAAGCGAGCTGTACTTTCGCGGCCCGGTGCTGACGGTCTTCGATGGGCAGGAGTGGCTGGCGCTGTCGCGGCCCGAGGCCCAGGCCCTGGTGTGGGCGCACCCTGCTCCGGCGCAACTGCAGGTGCGGGGCCAGGGCCTGCCCTACGAGGTCACGCTGGAGCCCAGCCACCGGCCCTGGCTGCTGGTGCTGGACGCAGCCGAGCAGCCGCCTGAGCTGCCCGAGGGCTTTCGCGCCTTCATGACGCCCGAGCTGCAATGGCTGACCTCGCGCCCGGTGACCAGCGTGCTGCGCTACCGCGCCAGCAGCCACCTGCAGTTCAGCCACGGCCCGCGCCAGAGCACGCGCGTGCTGCAGCCCTATCTGCAGCTGCCGCAGAACCTGAACCCGCGCACGCTGGAGCTGGCGCAGCAGCTGCACCCGCCGGGCGGCGCGCCGCAGGACTTCGTGCAGGCCGCGCTGGCCCGCCTCAAGACCGGCGGCTACCGCTACACGCTGGAGCCGGGCATCTATGGCACGCACACCGCCGACGAATTCTGGTTCGACCGCAAGGAGGGCTTTTGCGAGCACATCGCTTCGGCCTTCGTGGTGCTGATGCGCGCTGGCGGCGTGCCGGCGCGCATCGTGACCGGCTACCAGGGCGGGCAGATGAACAACGTGGACGGCTACTGGACAGTGCGCCAGAGCGACGCCCACGCCTGGTCGGAGGTCTGGCTGGAGGGGCGCGGCTGGCTGCGCGTCGATCCCACGGCCTCGGTCTCGCCCGACCGCATCGGCCTGCCGCTGCGCCTGCAGCCGGCGCGCGGCGCGCTGGGCAGCGCCATGGCGGGGGTGGTCAGCCTGAGCGCGCTGCAGCACCTGCGCGCCGTGTGGGAGGCGACGAACAACCGCTGGAACCAGTGGGTGCTCAACTACACGCAAGAGCGCCAGCTCGGCCTGCTGCAGGAGCTGGGGCTGCAGACGCCCGACTGGCGCGACCTGGTGCGCGTGCTGGGCATTCTGGCGGCGCTGGCCGCCGGCCTGGGCGCGGCCTGGGCAGCCTGGCAGCGCCAGCGGCACGACCCCTGGCAGCGCCTGCTGACGCGCACCCGCCAGCGCCTGGCACGCAGCGGCCTGGGCCTGCCGGCGCACCTGCCGCCGCGCGCCATGGCGCAGCAGGCGCTGGCGCATTTCGGCGCCCCGGCCCAGCCGCTGGCGCAGTGGCTGCTGCGCCTGGAGCAGGCCCGCTACGCGCCCCAGCCCCGCCAGGCCCTGCCACAGCTGCGCCGGCAATGGCGGCGTCTGCGCTGGCCCGGGCAGCGCACGGCTTGA
- a CDS encoding branched-chain amino acid ABC transporter substrate-binding protein, producing MIFPDRRLVLRAGAAALASGSALWPGLLRAASAQGGQPIRLALVESLSGSFANTGEAVFRNIAWAVERVNARGGVPLPAAAAGARPLQLARYDSKGSSEEALSALRAAIDDGARVILQGNSSAIASVLVEAINKHNQREPDKRVLLLNYSAVEPSLTNDKCSFWHFRFDAHADMRMAALMDVLREDASLSQVYLIGQDYSFGQAVLREARRQLGQLRPDVAIAGEELHAVGRIKDFAPYAVKIKASGAQAVITGNWGNDLTLLVKAAREVGWSGMFYTFYGNALGAPAALGEAGVGKVVAVADWLPNMPTAASAAFYRSFRERFPDPRDDYVHMRMQLMVEALAQAIERAGSTEALAVARALEGADVSLAGQHGRMRAVDHQFQQQLVVGVMDRLGAPGVQFDVEGSGYGFRVVRQISAEQARMPTSCRMVRP from the coding sequence ATGATCTTTCCTGATCGTCGTCTTGTTCTCCGGGCTGGTGCTGCTGCGCTGGCCTCTGGTTCGGCTCTCTGGCCAGGCCTGCTACGGGCTGCATCGGCCCAGGGCGGCCAGCCCATCAGGCTGGCCCTGGTGGAAAGCCTGTCGGGCAGTTTTGCCAACACCGGCGAGGCCGTGTTTCGCAATATCGCCTGGGCCGTGGAGCGGGTGAATGCGCGCGGCGGCGTGCCGCTGCCCGCCGCTGCCGCAGGCGCCCGGCCCCTGCAGCTGGCACGCTACGACAGCAAGGGCTCCAGCGAGGAGGCGCTGTCGGCGCTGCGTGCGGCCATCGACGACGGCGCGCGCGTCATCCTGCAGGGCAACTCCTCGGCCATCGCCTCGGTGCTGGTCGAGGCCATCAACAAGCACAACCAGCGCGAGCCGGACAAGCGCGTGCTGCTGCTGAACTACTCGGCGGTCGAACCCAGCCTGACCAATGACAAATGCAGCTTCTGGCACTTTCGCTTCGACGCCCACGCCGACATGCGCATGGCGGCGCTGATGGACGTGCTGCGCGAGGATGCCAGCCTGTCCCAGGTCTATCTGATCGGGCAGGACTACAGCTTCGGCCAGGCGGTGCTGCGCGAGGCGCGGCGCCAACTCGGTCAGTTGCGCCCGGATGTCGCCATCGCTGGCGAGGAGCTGCACGCCGTGGGCCGCATCAAGGACTTCGCGCCCTACGCCGTCAAGATCAAGGCCAGCGGCGCGCAGGCCGTCATCACCGGCAACTGGGGCAACGACCTGACGCTGCTGGTCAAGGCGGCGCGCGAGGTCGGCTGGAGCGGCATGTTCTACACCTTCTATGGCAACGCCCTGGGCGCGCCGGCGGCGCTGGGCGAGGCCGGCGTGGGCAAGGTCGTTGCCGTGGCCGACTGGCTGCCCAACATGCCCACTGCCGCCAGCGCGGCCTTCTACCGCTCGTTTCGCGAGCGCTTCCCCGACCCGCGCGATGACTATGTGCATATGCGGATGCAGCTCATGGTCGAGGCGCTGGCCCAGGCCATCGAGCGCGCCGGCAGCACCGAGGCCCTGGCTGTGGCGCGGGCGCTGGAGGGGGCGGATGTCTCCCTGGCCGGCCAGCATGGCCGGATGCGCGCCGTGGATCACCAGTTCCAGCAGCAGCTGGTGGTCGGCGTCATGGATCGGCTGGGCGCGCCGGGCGTGCAGTTCGATGTCGAAGGCTCGGGCTACGGCTTTCGCGTGGTGCGCCAGATCAGCGCCGAGCAGGCGCGGATGCCGACCAGCTGCCGCATGGTGCGGCCCTGA